The genomic DNA GTGTATGCGATGACCAAGACGTTCGTCCGGCGGATGCGGAAGGCGCTTGCGGCGCACCCGTGCTGGTCCGACGTTGGGACACCCAACCGCTCCCGCTGATGGCTCCGTCCGACGACCCGCATCTCCGCCTCCTAGACGGCCTCGCCGAGGCTGCGCTCCGCGACGACGCACTCGCGGACGAAACCCACCGCGGGGATGGGCGTGACCCCGAGGCCGTCCGTGCTGCGGGCGCGGCATTCATAGCTCCCCTGCTTGGTCGCGCCCGGCTCCGGTCGGCGGCCATGGCGAGAGAGGCGACGGCCTCGCGCCTGACCGGAATGAAAGAAGTCGCGGCGGCGAAGCTCCGCGAAGCCCGCGCACGGGGGGTCGACCTGGTGTCGGCGCTGGCGGACCTTCTGGGCACGCCGGAGGGCGAGCTACAGGTCCACTTTCGGAACGTGGATCACCTCGACGAGGCCGACGTGGCCGACATGCTCACCGAGGCCGAGCTTCTCCGTCTGCTAGACGAGGGCGAGGCGGACGAGTGACGGCGCGCCCTCGACTCGATCTCGCCTCCGCTCGGGCTGAGTCCCACGCCCGTCAGATGTTAAAGGCGTACGGAATCACGCGGGCGGCCGACATCGACCTCCGTGACCTCGCGTTCGACAGGAAGCTCGTGCTCCGGGCGGCCCCCATCCGGGGGTCCGAGGGCCGGCTCATCCGGCGGAACGAGTGGTCGATCGCGACAGTGGACTCGGCGATCCGCCACGACGGAAAGCGCCGGTTCGTCGCGGCGCACGAGCTCGGGCACCACGAGCTCCACCGAGACGCGCCCGTGTTTGTCTGCGACGGGAGGGACTTCCTCGACTGGCACCGTCGCCGCCCTCAGGAGACGGAGGCGAATCGGTTCGCCGCTGAGCTCCTGATGCCGAAGGCCGCCTTCTGCGCCGACGCGCACGGAGCGCGGTCGCTGGCGTCGGTCGGGGAGGTGGCCGATGCGTACCGGGCGTCTCTGACAGCGGCGGCGTTCCGGTTCGTCCACCTCGACGTCGCCCCGAGCGCGCTCGTGTTCTGCGTCGGCGGCCGAGTGGAATGGTCGTTGATCAGCCCGTCGTTCTCGTGCCGGTACGTCGAGCGGGGTCGGGCGGTCCACCCCTATTCGGGGGCGGGGGAGGCGTTTTCGAGCGGAGCCACGAGTCGCGGGCCGGAGCCGA from Rubricoccus marinus includes the following:
- a CDS encoding ImmA/IrrE family metallo-endopeptidase — protein: MLKAYGITRAADIDLRDLAFDRKLVLRAAPIRGSEGRLIRRNEWSIATVDSAIRHDGKRRFVAAHELGHHELHRDAPVFVCDGRDFLDWHRRRPQETEANRFAAELLMPKAAFCADAHGARSLASVGEVADAYRASLTAAAFRFVHLDVAPSALVFCVGGRVEWSLISPSFSCRYVERGRAVHPYSGAGEAFSSGATSRGPEPTPVTAWFSDDDLDPSADVYEDCLAMPSLDATLSLILDP